One region of Miscanthus floridulus cultivar M001 chromosome 19, ASM1932011v1, whole genome shotgun sequence genomic DNA includes:
- the LOC136527460 gene encoding probable galacturonosyltransferase-like 9, with product MGGAAGEAMWAAAVATTVLFLAVEVSGAAGALPRFAEAPEYRNGEGCPAAAAGVCDPGLVHIAMTLDAHYLRGSMAAVYSLLKHASCPESIFFHFLAAEAAGAAADDGEDPEPELLRRAVAASFPSLRFEIYPFRAEAVAGLISASVRAALEAPLNYARNHLADLLPRCVPRAIYLDSDVLAADDVRRLWETRLPAAAVVAAPEYCHANFSRYFTPAFWSDPELGPHVFAGRRRPPCYFNTGVMVIDLRRWRAGNYRQRIERWMEIQKVKRIYELGSLPPFLLVFAGEVEAVDHRWNQHGLGGDNVHGSCRPLHAGPVSLMHWSGKGKPWDRLDAGRPCPLDHTWKSYDLYIPSDSDGAASPASGPALSASVLSW from the coding sequence ATGGGCGGCGCCGCGGGCGAGGCGATGTGGGCCGCTGCTGTGGCGACGACGGTGCTCTTCTTGGCCGTCGAGGTTTCGGGTGCCGCGGGGGCGTTGCCGAGGTTTGCGGAGGCGCCGGAGTACCGGAACGGGGAAGGGTGTccggctgcggcggcgggggTGTGCGACCCGGGCTTGGTGCACATCGCCATGACGCTGGACGCGCACTACCTGCGGGGCTCCATGGCGGCGGTGTACTCGCTGCTCAAGCACGCGTCGTGCCCGGAGTCCATCTTCTTCCACTTCCTGGCCGCGGAGGCGGCCGGGGCGGCAGCGGACGACGGGGAGGACCCGGAGCCGGAGCTGCTGCGGCGCGCGGTGGCGGCGTCGTTCCCGTCGCTGCGGTTCGAGATCTACCCGTTCCGCGCCGAGGCCGTGGCCGGGCTCATCTCGGCGTCCGTGCGCGCCGCGCTCGAGGCGCCGCTCAACTACGCGCGGAACCACCTGGCGGACCTGCTCCCGCGCTGCGTGCCGCGGGCGATATACCTCGACTCCGACGTGCTCGCCGCCGACGACGTGCGGCGGCTCTGGGAGACgcgcctccccgccgccgccgtggtggCGGCGCCCGAGTACTGCCACGCCAACTTCTCCCGCTACTTCACGCCGGCGTTCTGGTCCGACCCGGAGCTCGGGCCCCACGTCTTCGCGGGGCGCCGCCGGCCGCCCTGCTACTTCAACACCGGCGTCATGGTCATCGACCTCCGCCGCTGGCGCGCCGGCAATTACCGCCAGCGCATCGAGCGCTGGATGGAAATCCAGAAGGTGAAGCGCATCTACGAGCTGGGCTCCCTGCCCCCGTTCTTGCTCGTCTTCGCCGGCGAGGTGGAGGCCGTCGACCACCGCTGGAACCAACACGGCCTCGGCGGCGACAACGTCCACGGCAGCTGTCGCCCACTCCACGCCGGGCCCGTCAGCCTCATGCACTGGTCGGGCAAGGGCAAGCCCTGGGACCGCCTCGACGCCGGCAGGCCGTGCCCGCTCGACCACACCTGGAAGTCCTACGACCTCTACATCCCCAGCGACTCCGATGGCGCCGCCTCGCCGGCGTCCGGGCCGGCATTGTCCGCATCCGTGCTCTCATGGTAG